The DNA segment AGTTGGAACCAAGAATAGGGGGATATATGGTCTTGGAATGGAATCTACTTTTATTGGAGGTAGGCCTTACTACCTtggttcatcttcttcctcaaatGGGTGGATACAAAGTCAAGAGCTTGATGAACTTAAAAGAGATATGGAATTTGttaagaaagaaagagatgagcttcaaatcaaaattttaaatattgagCAACTTTTTGAGAAAAACAATGCAATGATTCGACAATGGATGGATAACATTAATCAATCAATGCCACCAAGTTTTGAGGAAACTCAAGATGAGGATGAAACACAAGCACCCAGTCAACCACTCAGTCCTTATCAAGGTAATTTTGTTacactattctatatatttttttaaatttcaatcttcctaataaattttattttatattttttgacaGGTAGATGATTATATAGAGGCTCTTCATGGAATAAAGTTCACACAAAAAAATGATAGATTAAGCTTTTTACTTTTCAAGCGCCTTGTTTGAATCATTTATAATGATTGGAAGCAACTCTTAGCTTCTACATTGCGTAAAATTAATGAACTTGTTTGAATCATTTTCAATGACAACATAGTTGTTGCTGCAGGATTATAATATGTGTCACTGTCATGAGCTTTGAAGTccttttattctgtttttttatGCCGTTTTATCCCAACTATGTCAATCTTTTTTGCTTCACTGCTAGGAACTAAAACCATAGTTGGTAGAGGGTGATAAAGTAAGAGTGAGTATGATAGTAGGTGCAGTTGTGTAAATTTTAATACTTGATACATCAAATGTATTGATTTTATacttgataaataaataaataaataaataataataaaataatattttataataaattatattatttagagaCCAATATTGACCATTTTttggtatttatatatttggtcactaaatgagtttctttatattttggtcactaaattggtttaaataaaattggttgttaatttggtttttatataattggtcactaaattagtttctatatatttggtcactaaattagtttctacatatttggtcactaaattagtttctacatATTTGATcactaaattggtttttatttaatggtcactaaattggtttctaaattagaatctaaattaTATCTAAAATTAGCGACCATGATTTTAGCCACTTAAGactattagtttctaaattagtttctaattaagttagtgactaattttatcattttagaaaccaaaaatttagtttctaaaaacactttttcttgtagtgagaaaATCAATAAGAGAACAAAGATTCTTTtggaattattttattttattctttattgaaaaaaaaattattaaatgagtTCTTCCttatcataaatatatatatttaaaaagttaaaacaattttaagaaaaattaaaaaaagtcacATTATTATTGAAATCAGTTATTCTTGTGTAAGCCTATAAAATTAAACACAAATTGTTTATCAGAAgatatgaataaattaaatataattaaattaaattcataagATAACAATGGTTAAATATAACGTAATTAGTAATCattatatctaattaaattagattttatgataaaataatattttaaatataacataattaaatatcactaataaaactaattttgattagaaagataattaattaatctatttttttgaattagattTCATCAGATAATATAACTAGttacatatattattatattcacATTATTTAACAAGATAATTAGTTAAATATTACTATATCTAATTAAACTGGATTTTATTATACTGGATCATTAATTGAATaccatttaattaatttttattttcatatctaTTTAAACTTAACTTGATTAGATAAAATAATTGCTTGAATATGATTTAACTAATTACTACAATATCTAGTTAAATTAGGTTATATATGATGAATGCtttaatagatttattttaCTATCATCctatctaattatattttatttcaatatttaacataagtaattattttatttgatattaaaatttaaattaattgattatcattttaaagtataaatttttatatattaaaatttataatactttattgaatttaatttaaaatttctttaaattttgtttacattttaaaattatttttacattaatttttttaaattatcaattaaaaaattaaaattttaattatacttaTCACATCTCTCTCaaatttttataaacttttcCTTCATTTCCATAAATAacctcacttttttttttataaaactactCTCTCAAATTCACTTCCTCGTCCAAGTAAAATATAAGAGAACATAAGCGAAAGTAtactaaaagaataaaaatagtatcacctacattaaataaaatttctacaatttgtattttttttattgactcTAGAATATAACGAAGCTAAAGTTTATGTGCACTAAAATTTCACCACACAAAATAAATGAGAACAAATTTTGgttaaaagaaaatgataagaAAATTAACTAGAGAAGAAAGACTATTTCTATTGGacttttatgttttaatttttttgtacgGGTTGAAGCAACCGTTAAacgtttattttaatttattttattttttattgataaaaaattgaatatatatatatatatatatatatatatttaaaaagttaaaacaattttaagaaaaaatttaaaaaattataatattattgaaaGCTGTTAGTCTTGTGTAAACCTATAAAATTAGACACAAATTGTTTATCAGAAGacatgaataaattaaatataatttaactaaATTCATAAGATAGCAATGGTTAAATAAAACGTAATTAGTTATCACTATAtctaattaaattagattttattagataaaacaatattttaaatataacttaattGAATATCactaataaaactaattttgatcagaaagataattaattaatcGATTTCTTAAATATGATTTCATTAGATGATATAATTAGttacatatattattatattcacATTATTTAATAAGATAATTAGAAACTGTATCTAATTAAACTGGATTTTGTTATATTAGATCATTAATTGAATaccatttaattaatttttattttcatatctatttaaacttaatttgattagataaaataattgtttgaatataatttaactaattattaCAATATCTAGTTAAATTAGATTATATATGATGAATGATTTAATAGATTTAGTTTACTATCATCCTATCTAATTATATTagatttaaatatttaagataagtaattaatatgattttttaagtaaattgagatatataatatgtaaatatgttttatttttctgttaatACTGACAATACAcagttttaaatattatttcctCTAATTCGATGATATTGAATTCCATGAATGATTTTGTAAGCATATCTTGCATTCTAAAAccaattcttttttttaagataattactaaaaattaaaataattaatgataacattttttctatataataatattatatgttGAGTCATAACTTATTAAGAAGTGagttttaagtctaactcatcCTTATAGCTTTCTGTGTTCATTCTTTCAGAAACAATTGGAGAATCAAAACAACCTCGGAAAAAGCTCGTTATAAAGATTTATTCTTCACGTCCAAAAAAATGTGAAGGAGTATGTGAGTTGAAGAATAAAAAGGGATATTATGCGGAAGCAATATGGATTAACGTGAAAGATCCATCAACGGTCAAGCAATGTGATAAGAAGAAAAGTTTGAAAAGGTTAAAAGAGAAGAAATTAGAAGTTGAACTCGCAATGATAATGGATCGTTGTAAAAGGATGCAATGCTGGGTAATGATGAAGCGTTTGATGGTGGGAAAAGATGCGTGGATTTTCAAGAAGATTGATCTCAATAAGAACAAGAGTACGAAAAATGAAAAGATAACAAGTTTGTCAGAGATTGAgtcaaaattaaaaagtttgAAGTATTCAAAAGTTGATGAGTTTGCAAGTGATATAAAGATTATGTTCTCTTATCTATTAGGGTATCCTCCAAGAAGTGAGATTCACAAAATTGTTAGAAGAATTAATGAATCTTTTGAGCTCACTTGGAAAATCATCCAAAAAAAATGGATACTTCAAGAAAAACAAGAGAGAGAAAATctttagttaaaaaaatctatctctaagtttgaaattttattatattatcttcAATGTACTTTTAGTTAGTAACTATTTCATCAAAGttgaattcaaattcaaattccctTTAAACGGTTTTATTATTCATTACTTTTGTGTTTGTACTTAATTTAATAGTTGTAAATTTCTTGCCAAAGCACTTTTGATAGGATTAGTGGAAAAACATCTTGAAACTcctcttttattaaaaaaatgtaaaataattactattttaaatataataagttGCTAATCTATTgtaacttaatatatatatatatatatatatatatatatatatatataaacacctATAATTTTAATGACCAATAAGACTTTTTTGTCGTTCTAGATTACGTGTAGAAATAGGATCATCAGTCAATCtttcataattaattaattaaaaaattaaatatttgttttactctttaaataattaaaataaaaatatttattaattatttaacttttagaaaagaaaaatgttatttatgTTCGAGAAAGATTGACCATATATCCTTTTTTTCACAACAGAAAATAAGACACTTATATAATTTCtcttttgtaaattttttgtaagaattgatatttttctttttaaagttttaatgtttttatattttaatgagattatatatttttataatttacaaTACAAGATAGTGTAAGAGACTATATTGATATATGAATATGTGgtggggtgcaggaagtaaaAGTCTAAGGAGAGTAACATACATTCTCACATCAGcaatcaaaacaaatattacAAGCACTGTTGGCTGTATACACACTAGGACACCTTTTCTTTCCTGTTTTTATATATCTTCTGCAAAATGTTCAGCCATGCACTAAGTACAAAATTCCATATATCTAAGTAACTACTATGACATGATCTTAACCTTAGATTtttacaaaaaaagaatgaacaAATGAAGAAATCGTAGCTAATAAAAATCACATGAAACAATAGGTAAATGTTGTGATAACACTGGAAGCATGTCAACCCAATTTTGACTACTTCTTTAAGCACAGTACTGTACAATGAAAATCCTGCACCAGCAAACATAACTGCAGAAAATGTGCCTTCTTTCATTCAGGAGGGTCTTAACTGATATGCCTGACCATTCCCTTTTGGTTGAAGGACTACAGACATAGATCTTAACCTGCTGGTTATCTCTGTGAATGATGGCCGGTTTTCGGGCTCAGGTGACCAACACTCTTCCATAAGCTTTCTCCATTCAGAATCGCATCGATCAGGCACAGGAGGTCTAAGAGTGTTCTTTACAATACCCCCTGAAGGAACATGTCACCCAATAATGAAAGTTATAAAGTTGTTGATATTCTTCCAGTGGCATTAAGACATGCAACAGAGGGCCATAAGAAGATTTGACAATACATCCCTGACATCTATAATATCAAGAATAAAATGTAATATAAATTTACCATGACCATTCTTCacaaccaccaccaccaccaataACTATAACTATCTGCCCCGTGTCAAATATGACATCATCATACATTAATGTTGTCTGGTGTGtatattaaatattgaaaaagaTTAAAGTTTATTCTGTTCTTATTCCATCATATAAATTTTTCTTGTTCCTATATTGTATCATATCCTGGAACCAAATGTATGTTAACGGTGAATTTCAAACAACTATGAAGAACATCGAAGTCAAAAGAAAATTCAGAAAATACTAATATTGGTTGAATATTAAAAGAAACATAGTTTATGCCCTGTATATACTCTAGTTTACTGATAACTGGATGAAGCAATATCTGCATTCTAACCGTACAAGTCTATTAAACTaacataagaaaaattaaagaaatgcGACCAGACAGAATACAAAAACTGGAGTCACATCAGCAACATGGCATTAGTCATACCAATATGCTAATCAACAAAGACAGATTCACAACTATAGTACTTCAGTTAATGACCTTATTTGTTACTGTGCACATCCCAGATTAACATCCCTTTAAGATAAAATAGAACAGAAAATAATGCAACCTCCTACAataataagattttaattttctttatgtTGCTCCATTCCTCCAAAATTTCTTATGTCTGATAAAAGAATCTAGCTTTCCTTTAAGGTATAAACTATTGTTGACAAGATTCTTACCAATAATGGCACCACAATGCATATCTGCATAAGGTTCTTCTCCTGTTAATAACTCCCACATTGAGATGCCAAATGAAAAAACGTCAACCTGTCAAAGTCATTCCACAAGCTGTATGACTGCCAAAAACTCATTGATTATTCTATATTACTAAATTTTATGTTAACAGTCTCAAGCTACCTTCTCAGAAACCCGACTGCTATTCCCATTCAATAGCTCTGGTGCCATCCATGGAAGGGTTCCTCGCACACCTCCAGATACCAGGGTATTGCGTTTAATTCTTGATAATCCAAAATCTCCAACCTGGGAAAAAATAATCAACGAAGTTGTAAAAGAAAATGTATGTCATATTATGTAATAAGACAACTTCATAAAATACCATTAAATTAGATCAGACTAATATTTTGTCTTCAATGCAAATGTAGTTGCCTTCTACTCTGCACCTTTGCCTACCCCAATGTACTtgtaaaaacaaagaaaatgaaCCATGCAGGTATAGTTTCCCAAACAGAAAAGTTCATTCCATACTGCTTCCCAGTTCCCACATTTTTTCTTCAAGCATATGCTACAAATCTTATTCAATCCATTGATATAACTTTACAGTGCTCCAATTAGAATTGACAGAGGGTGGGACAGTGGGGAGTGAAAACGTTGAGGCAAAGGGTTGAAGGATAATGGGTTTTGGGTTTGAAAATCACCCAAGTCATTTCTAACCAACCAGATGTCAATGCTTGCTTTATGATTCTATTACCAGTTCTAAAATATGCCTTTTCAGTCTTTTATTAAAACACTTTATAGctaattttcattaaaaaaaatataataatgtttCTTGTTCAAGACAGGAATTTCattatgtttctttttttaGCCTGAAAAAGTAGGTTCTTTGTCACTTACAATGGAGATTGGCACCCCATGAAGTCTAATGACTTCCTTAACAAAAATCTCAACTATAGACCTTGCAATATAGAAGGCCTAAGCAAAATGAAATGTCCATATTTACTCAATTTGTCCACAACTACCAGCACTGCATCAAAACCTTTAGATTTAGGAAGACCCACAATAAAATGCATAATGATTTCCTCCCATGTGACTGTAGAAATGGGTAATGGTTGTACTAACCTTGTTGTGAATGAAGCTTGATATTTGCTTCTTTGGCACACATGACAGGTGACTATATACTCTGTCATTGTTTCCCTCATGTCAACACAAAAAAATTGACCATGCCATTCTTCTATGGGTTCTGTAAATACCTGAAAGTCCATAAATGTCCCCCTATGGAAGTTGTATAAAATTCATGGAGAAATTTAGGAACCCATGGGGAGGATGCTGATAAAACCAATCTACCCTTGTAATACAAACTGTTCTGATCTAGGGTATATAGCATAGGTGTGACtttggataattttttaaacctcCACAAAATTTTGGCTAAAACTGAATCTAGCTTACCCGCTTCTTCAATCACTGTAATGTCCAACCAAATGGCTCTTGATATGACTTGCATTTCTTTATCCTCATCCCTCCTAGGCATTCGCAACTTGGAAGCACCCACCTTGTATACTATCTCAAATTCATACCCTATTAACTTTTCCAGCCAATTTTGGTTGGTTTGGAATAGTTATTTTCTGATCCAatagatttataaaattttctgGTCTGTAAATACAGTAAATTTCTGACATAACAGATGTGGCCTCCAATGTTGAATAGCTAGTACCAAAGgcatccatttttttttctcatagaCTAATTTAGCATGAGTAGAAaatgacaaggtgttaggatccaagaattataaagagaagaaaagaaaggtttttattgaaaagaacaagaaataggAGAGCACTCTCTCCTCCAAGGGTTTCCCCTTCACAAAGAGTTAAAGCTCAATCTACAAAATATTACACACTGCCCCTCCCCCTCTCcttctttcttatttatatctaaCTAGCAAATCAAGTAACTAACTCATGGCTATTCTAATTCTAACTAACTCCTCCTCTCTGTGTATCCTAACAATACACTCTTCTAAAAAacaaccttgtcctcaaggttgGAACAATGGAACCTTGATTTCGTGGCTCATCTTCAACACCATGATCTTTATCTACGCTTCCTGAAAGTATTGTGATATTTTCTATCATAGGGAGGGAACCCATTGGCTACTGCATGCAAATTCAGGTCTAGAGGCTTAGGTGGCGGTGGGAACGAGAGAGGGTCTTATTTTTCCAAAAGCGCACTTTTTTCTAGTTAACAAAGAAAGACTGTTTCGTCAATTTAGCCAGCACATGCCTCAGATGATCCATATGATATCCCCATGCCCTATTCTATACCAATATATCATAAAAGAAAACAAGGACACACCTTCTAAGGAAAGGCCTTAAGATAGAGTTCATGGTGCATTCTCATTATTATTACCTCTTCTCCTTTCATGGCTAGTTTCTCAGCATTGCTCACCGTATCCTCAACCAATTTCTTTTTAGCACACTTGAGCCCAGATCCATATGCTAGCCCACACGTGTTACTCTActttttcttgaaaattttgGTTTTTCCATCGAAGAAATTGATTCCTATGAACTCCTAATATCTTCTGTTGTGGCTCTATTATTGATTGAAACATTCGTCACCCGTGCTCTAGGCCTGATGGCTCCTTTTCCTTGAAAATGGAATCCTAAATTAGCATCATGTTCTTGCAGTTCTCCCATACAATGCATTCGTTTCATGGCTTCTTCTACATCACACAATTTCCATGGCTCTACTAAGGTCCTCAAGGTCATGTATCTCACCAAAAACTCTAATGTCTTTTTACAGTCTTACAGAAAATAGCCCAATATTTGATCCTTCAAGTTCGGTTTGCCATTGACAACCAATAACTCAAATTCCTACACATATTCCTCTACTCCTCCCGTTTATCATAAGGAGACTAACATCTCATATATTGCTCCATTTCCACATTCTAGAAATCTTCTCATTAATGCTTTGAAAAATTCTTTCCAAGATGGATTTTGGACTTTTGTCTCCAATTTTGGAACCAATGCACTACATTTCCCTCCATGCTAATAATAGCAAGCTTCAGTTTCTTGGAAGGTTTAAAGTCCCTCCTATTCTTGTTTACTACAGAATTATCTCCAACAACCAAATGAGCCTTCTTTTCATTCATTTGTGCCAAAAGATTCTTGTTATATTCCATATTTGTCTTCAACTATCCCAATTTTATCATGTGTTTACTCACTACTTTTTCCAATATTCCAACTTGATTATCCTTACTGGAAAGGGATAAGAAAGATCACACCAATTTGTTAAGAGTTGCTTTCTAAGATTGGCAAACTACAACTTGATAAACAAATACTTCTTCCTTTCTGAGAAACAAATCATAGAATTACTTGTTTATTTATCCAAGTATCAACAATTACTAACAAAGTAAACAAGTTTACCTTTTCTACACTAAATTTACCTACTTAAACACAATCAGAATCCCTAACCTCCTCCTAGTGAAACTAGGGCACCGTACAAAGAAAATTACATTTTCTTAACATGCTAAAATAGAAATCAGATAAAAAAACAACTAACACTAATAGATGTAACAAACTAGATTTGTCCttaatttaatctttttttttctcttataatAGACTTGTGAAGGTTTATTATAGGATCCAAAAGATACATGAGCTTCATACATCAAATTGTGGATAATTGAATAGATATACATGACCTATCTCGCTACCAAATGTGACTTTGTCTTTATTGCCATGCAATCTAGGTCAACTAAGATTGCACAACCATATAGAATTGACAAATCAAAGATTCGTCTTTTAAAGGAGCAAATTTCTCTTATAGTCACCTTTGCTAATGAATCCAAAACACGACCTCAATGGCCTCAATAGACCATATACACATTGATATCGATTTCCATTTCATTGCAGAAGATTTATCCAAAAACATCACCACTTAATTAATCAATTCAAATGACTAGCTTGTGGATACTTTCACTAAGCCCATGAGATGTTTGAAGTTATATACACGGTGCATTTGAATTGTATCCTTCGTGTAGAAGAGTGTTGGAAACTATTTAAACATGTCAAGATTTATTTATTGTGTAGGATGACCCAATCATGTCATTTTGGTAATTTGGATATTTGTTACTTtgtatttaacataattttttatcagTATAACCCAATCTTTGCAATGTAGTTTAACATATGGATTTTATTAAATCTATTACACTCGTTCCTTAACATTAAACAAATTGAAACTTTACATCTAGAATTCTTACCTTGCATATTGGTCGTTGTGGGTCCCTTAGATTGACAAGCAAATTGTCACATTTCAAATCAAAATGGACAATATTTTTTGAGTGCAAATATTCCATACCAAAAGCTGCATCCATGGCAATTATTAGCTTTTTACGGCGATCAAGTAATCTGCATGAAGAGTTGAAATTTGGTACGTGCATAAATaacattcaaaattatattgaaAGAAAGTTACTAAGTTATAATACCTATTGTTCTTTACAAGGACGTGCCTAAGGGAACCATTAACCATGTATTCTGTTACAGTTGCTAAAGTTCCTCCAGCCCCATCCGGTACTATTCCATAAAATGCAACCACATTGGGATGGTGAAGATTTGAAAGGATCTGAGCCTCTCTCCAAAAATCTTTTGCCTATCAAAGCCATGAAATATTGTAAGATTCCAGTGCTTAGCGGACTTTTCCTTCCAACAGAAATGAACAAAGTTACTTTTGAAGCTAGTATACAATTTTTAAATGATCTtaaaatttttagaaaaaatggAAAATAGTACGTAAAGACACGTTTTCACCTTatggtttaaattttaaaacttctGTTTTGTTCATTTGAATTTGAGACATCAATAAAATTTAACTTCCAACATAATCTATTTAGGAAGATAGATACATGAAGAGAGAAAAAGGAGAGGGTGAGGGAGAAAAAACAAGGAGGGTGGACGAGAGAGTACAAATGCATTTGGACTTAATCCTAAACTAATCCATCCACTTTATTATGAAGTAACATTAAACATACGAGCAGATTGAGATGTAAATATTTATGTCATTCAACATAACAGTTGTTAAAAAAGTGCACTGTAAACTTACCAAGCGTTCTTGTTCGGAAGACCTTCCTGCAAAGCAACTCTTTTTAATTCTCTTTATAGCAATATCAGTTCCCCGCCATTTTCCATGATAAACAGTTCCATAAGTACCAGAACCTAACTCTGTAAGTTCTTCAAGATCAGCATTCCTTATAATCTGAATTACATAATATAAGAAATCagttataaaataacaaaagatGTAAATGTAGAAGAGCATTAGAAAACTAGAAATTATATACTAACAAACACAACATGTCAATGAAACTCGAATGTGAGAAACATCATAAACAAATAAAACCCTTCCTTCAGGCTAATTTTGGAAGTAGAactcaattttatcaaataacaaaCAAGAGAGTTTGGTCTCCCTGATTATCAATAATGGCTAGATATAATTGTATTTGTTGTTCATTAATTCTCTTCTAACCATTATGGCATCAAACCAATTGATTTTAGTAGTTCATAGAAAATAATTGTAACAAATTACGATAATTTTTTTCTGAATAAGCAAAGGCTACAAACAAGATTGTCAAACTCAAGAGTATATAAACATACAAAGTTTTTGTAGACTCGATTCAGATTCAACTTGTAAACTCACAAGGAGTTTACTTGTGACTTTACCCAAcataaatagtattaaaaaaaatattaatgacaTACATGTATAACCTAATGCTCTTAAAACAACAATAATTCAACACTTCAACTTCATAATAAAGAAAAGtaacaaatcacaaaaaataAGTATGATTCTACAATAGTGCAAGATAAGACTAAACTACATAGATGACtaaatcatatataaatttaCATAATTGTTTATTATTTGTTGTAAAACTACCTTGAATTGAATACACACATGTATATGTATACattcatacatatatatatatatatatatatatacatacatacatacatatatatgtatacatacatatgtatatacatacatacatacatatatatatacatacatacatacatatatacatacatacatacatatatatatatgtacattTGTTGAGGTACACCCGATGATTTTTTTGTCATCCTTTAAATTCAAGTTAATGTAAGCACAATAGTAAGTATCATGTGATACATGATAAGAATAGTACGAAATGATACAATTCTGCTCTCTCACATTATGAATCATGTAAACAATCATTTTTGCTCCCATATCGCACGATGCAAGTGCAAATCGTTCAAAAAATCACAGAATCATGAATTGCGAATCACTTCTGTATCGTGCCTTGAATTGCGTAGTGCATTTGGGTTTaacttcattttattttaaccaATAACTTGTTTCTCCACCAACAACGATTTCCCTCTTCTCATCTAATGGCCCAAATGCAGTGACATGGAGAACGGTGGAAAAGTGAACGACTGAGAAGCGAACTACGGGAGGAGCAGGATAGCAGGAGGCGTGGAGGAGCGAACAATGGAGTAAATGTTTACTGTAGTCTTGGTTTTTAAAAATGGGTAAATCAAAAAGGGATTCTGATATTACTTGGAAGTATTGTGAAAGTCTTCCTACAAATAAACTATaagtaaaatgtaaattttgttCTCATACTTGTTGGGGTGACATAGCAAGGATGAAACATCATCTTGTTGGAATAAAGAAAGATGTTATTCCTTGTTGTAGTCTTCTAGATGAGGCGAAGGAAATAGTTTTGAACTTGCTGagaagtaaagaaaaaaaagaaagaggagATCAACTTTGATTGTGCAGAAGTTACAAGAGAAGTAGCAAAAGAAAAGAATGATCTCCACCAAATGACAATCAATGCATATTACAAGAATAGATGTAATTCAAGAAGTTTGCAACTGCATTTATGGTAATGCATTCCCATTTAATCTTACAAGGAGTCCTCTTTTCATCAAAATGTTAAAGGTTGTCTATCGGACCacctataaatatatagtcGCACACATGAGTTGGTTGGTCTCGGCATGAGGGGAGTGTGTTGATCCCACATCAACTAAAGATAAGgtcaattcattgtatataaatgcAAACCTTATCTTACAAATagattttgtaaggttgagttagact comes from the Phaseolus vulgaris cultivar G19833 chromosome 8, P. vulgaris v2.0, whole genome shotgun sequence genome and includes:
- the LOC137824666 gene encoding uncharacterized protein, producing MSNKNHGKEVTFCEHSTKQRSRRPSQITCASRPIAFSSIDSSFRTSKFATQPLAQGALNSSSKSNVDQSSKTSQFAANSTSNETNSTPDETNSTSNETFAASNSHGNYVKSVLNLDGQGLNTKCICSRNSPPNELDVWCDVVGTKNRGIYGLGMESTFIGGRPYYLGSSSSSNGWIQSQELDELKRDMEFVKKERDELQIKILNIEQLFEKNNAMIRQWMDNINQSMPPSFEETQDEDETQAPSQPLSPYQETIGESKQPRKKLVIKIYSSRPKKCEGVCELKNKKGYYAEAIWINVKDPSTVKQCDKKKSLKRLKEKKLEVELAMIMDRCKRMQCWVMMKRLMVGKDAWIFKKIDLNKNKSTKNEKITSLSEIESKLKSLKYSKVDEFASDIKIMFSYLLGYPPRSEIHKIVRRINESFELTWKIIQKKWILQEKQERENL